The following are encoded together in the Citrus sinensis cultivar Valencia sweet orange chromosome 1, DVS_A1.0, whole genome shotgun sequence genome:
- the LOC102606951 gene encoding uncharacterized protein LOC102606951 codes for MGDISFESNLKASDGDGDGDGDGDLSSISLRPFDLSDVEDSMLWASDDQVTRFCTWESEDGINFFKNKVINNHPWFKAICLGNKPIGAILVTPNSGDCNKCRAILGYVVASKYWGKGIATRAVKMVTGIIFDEWPHLQRLEATVDVDNLASQKVLQKAGFKREGVLRKYITLKGKATDVVMFSLLSTDHKI; via the coding sequence ATGGGGGATATTTCTTTCGAATCAAACTTAAAAGCAAGCGACGGCGATGGCGATGGCGACGGCGACGGCGACTTGTCCAGCATCTCTCTTAGACCTTTTGATCTTTCAGACGTTGAGGATTCCATGCTGTGGGCTAGTGATGATCAAGTAACTCGTTTTTGCACATGGGAATCAGAGGATGGCATCAACTTcttcaaaaataaagtaattaacaACCACCCGTGGTTCAAAGCAATATGCCTTGGTAACAAACCAATTGGTGCCATTTTAGTAACTCCAAACTCAGGTGATTGTAACAAATGTAGAGCTATACTTGGCTACGTCGTGGCATCAAAGTACTGGGGCAAAGGGATTGCAACAAGGGCTGTGAAAATGGTGACTGGTATTATATTTGACGAGTGGCCACATTTGCAGAGACTTGAGGCTACGGTAGATGTTGATAACTTGGCCTCTCAGAAAGTGCTTCAGAAGGCTGGATTCAAGAGAGAAGGTGTTCTTCGAAAGTATATAACTCTCAAGGGAAAAGCTACAGATGTTGTCATGTTTAGTCTTCTGTCTACTGATCACAAGATTTGA
- the LOC102614251 gene encoding stellacyanin-like: MCQTIDYKQTNSSPKRFLRPKLEQGQPVEHTEQMGSKLVLFGFLVVVPAIFDAAAAETYTVGDEMGWTTPPSGAAAYSTWASKQKFHFGDTIVFNWTGSHSVAEVSKADYDKCRTKSPDGEIHETSPANYTLNSNGTHYFICTVDSHCDRGQKVTINIGGEHSSASSLAATFFTLLVSLLSSYI; the protein is encoded by the exons ATGTGCCAAACCATAGATTACAAGCAAACAAATTCCTCACCAAAACGTTTCTTGAGACCAAAACTAGAGCAGGGGCAACCTGTAGAACACACGGAGCAGATGGGTAGCAAGTTGGTTCTGTTTGGATTCCTGGTCGTTGTACCAGCCATCTTTGATGCTGCAGCTGCGGAGACTTACACTGTTGGAGATGAAATGGGCTGGACAACTCCTCCCAGTGGTGCTGCTGCCTACTCCACTTGGGCTAGCAAACAGAAATTTCATTTTGGTGACACAATAG TGTTCAACTGGACTGGATCACACAGTGTCGCCGAAGTATCAAAAGCTGACTATGATAAATGCAGAACAAAAAGCCCCGATGGTGAAATCCATGAAACTAGCCCTGCAAATTACACTCTAAATTCAAATGGTACTCACTATTTCATCTGCACAGTGGATTCCCATTGTGATCGTGGCCAGAAGGTGACAATCAACATTGGCGGGGAACATAGTTCTGCTTCATCTCTGGCTGCAACTTTCTTCACCTTACTTGTGTCTTTATTAAGTAGTTATATTTAA
- the LOC102614540 gene encoding uncharacterized protein LOC102614540 produces the protein MPRPGPRPYECVRRAWHSERHQPMRGSTIQQIFRVADEFHSTQTKKNKEWQEKLPIVVLKAEEILYSKANSEDEYMNLDTLRDRVNDAVNTIIRRDESTETGELLPPCVEAALNLGCIPVRASRSQRHSHPRTYLNLRPQEPAPLPPKIVDKTIEDQCPRFSPHHSGNQFNFSRSFKNANSTTLVPESSCQVIGNDNLAAPSSYPSSYENIPSRHSKMMRVDANVQLKLGSVYPLYYGTRFQTEDTKLGSGISENVNSTTIFVGKPIGTSIPEPGEMGALPRLYSCSGSDTASKPTTKPDFLELQRRPHVTGCDLSLRLGLSGDPCMSLDRSSARETEDVGSIRSQEGNKLKDLSSERNKEFCFFPEKTADKPHESCSSKRFPEHECRNLEASIRKPKALFSDNLEDVQFCWQPGPPSNQFTGQIRGPGL, from the exons ATGCCAAGGCCAGGTCCTAGACCTTATGAGTGTGTGAGGAGAGCATGGCACAGCGAAAGGCACCAACCCATGAGAGGTTCTACCATTCAGCAGATTTTCAG AGTCGCTGATGAGTTTCACAGCActcaaacaaaaaagaataaggaGTGGCAAGAAAAGCTCCCTATTGTTGTCTTGAAAGCCGAGGAAATTCTCTACTCCAAAGCCAATTCTGAG GATGAGTACATGAATCTTGATACGTTACGGGACCGTGTAAATGATGCCGTTAACACGATTATACGAAGAGACGAGAGCACTGAAACCGGAGAGCTTTTGCCGCCATGTGTTGAAG CCGCCCTTAATCTGGGCTGCATTCCGGTGAGAGCTTCAAGAAGTCAACGGCACAGTCACCCAAGGACTTATCTCAATCTGAGACCTCAAGAACCTGCTCCCTTGCCCCCTAAAATTGTGGATAAAACTATTGAAGACCAGTGCCCTAGGTTCTCTCCGCATCACTCTGGTAATCAATTTAACTTTTCAAGATCCTTTAAGAATGCGAATTCAACTACTCTGGTTCCGGAATCAAGCTGTCAAGTTATTGGAAATGATAACCTAGCTGCTCCTTCAAGTTACCCTTCTTCGTACGAGAATATCCCCTCTAGACATAGCAAGATGATGAGAGTGGATGCCAATGTACAACTGAAGTTGGGTTCTGTTTATCCATTATATTATGGAACTCGATTTCAAACTGAAGATACTAAGTTAGGTTCTGGTATTTCAGAAAATGTGAACTCTACCACTATATTTGTTGGAAAACCTATTGGAACATCAATTCCAGAGCCTGGTGAAATGGGTGCCTTGCCGCGTCTTTACTCCTGTTCAGGCTCTGATACTGCTTCTAAGCCAACTACAAAACCAGATTTTCTCGAACTCCAGAGGAGGCCACATGTAACAGGATGTGATTTATCATTGCGGTTGGGTCTCTCTGGAGACCCCTGTATGAGCTTGGATAGAAGTTCAGCTCGTGAAACCGAAGATGTTGGTTCAATTAGGTCTCAGGAGGGGAACAAGTTAAAAGATCTTTCTTCAGAGAGAAATAaggaattttgtttctttccgGAGAAGACTGCTGATAAACCCCATGAATCCTGTTCGAGTAAGCGGTTTCCTGAGCATGAATGTCGGAATTTAGAGGCATCTATCAGAAAGCCTAAGGCATTGTTCAGTGACAATTTGGAGGATGTTCAATTTTGCTGGCAACCAGGGCCTCCATCCAACCAGTTTACTGGTCAAATAAGAGGTCCAGGTCTGTAG
- the LOC102607237 gene encoding probable LRR receptor-like serine/threonine-protein kinase At3g47570 has product CLETLSLADNQFQGPVPKSFGSLISLESLDLSRNNLSGEISKSLEALSYLKQLNLSHNTLEGEIPTKWPFRNFSAQSFLSNYALCGPARLQVPSCRKYNSRGFKKVALLVLKYILPPITSIVLIAIVIIFFIRHRNRSTKDGDQEDLLSLATWRRTSYLDIQRATNGFNECNLLGTGSFGSVYKGTLFDGTNVAIKVFNLQLERASRSFDSECEILRSIRHRNLIKIISNCCNIDFKALVLEFMPNGSLEKWLYSHNYFLGILERLNIMIDVGLALEYLHHGHSTPMVHCDLKPNNILLDENMTAHVSDFGISKLLGEGDDSVIQTMTIATIGYMAPEYGSEGIISPKSDVYSYGILLMETFTRKKPTNEIFIGEMSLKHWVKESLPDGLTEVVDANLVREEQAFSVKIDCLLSIMHLALDCCMESPEQRVSMKDAAAKLKKIKEKFLDDVATTS; this is encoded by the exons TGTTTAGAAACTCTGTCCTTGGCTGATAATCAATTTCAGGGTCCAGTCCCTAAATCATTTGGTAGCTTGATAAGCTTGGAATCTTTGGATCTCTCTAGAAATAATCTTTCTGGAGAAATTTCCAAGTCATTAGAGGCACTTTCATATcttaaacaacttaatttgtCTCACAATACGTTAGAAGGAGAAATTCCGACGAAATGGCCATTTAGAAACTTCTCAGCTCAATCGTTCCTTTCAAATTATGCACTTTGTGGTCCAGCAAGACTCCAAGTCCCATCTTGCAGGAAATATAATAGCAGAGGATTCAAGAAAGTTGCTCTACttgttttgaaatatattttacctCCAATAACATCCATTGTACTAATAGCAATTGTCATAATCTTCTTTATAAGGCACCGAAATAGGAGTACAAAAGATGGGGATCAAGAAGATTTGTTATCTCTGGCAACATGGAGAAGAACTTCATATCTAGATATTCAACGTGCAACTAATGGATTTAATGAATGCAACTTGCTCGGTACAGGAAGTTTTGGGTCAGTGTACAAAGGGACACTTTTTGATGGCACTAATGTTGCAATAAAGGTTTTCAATTTGCAGTTGGAGAGAGCTTCTAGGAGCTTTGATTCTGAATGTGAAATACTACGGAGTATTCGTCATCGAAATCTCATAAAGATCATTAGCAACTGTTGTAACATAGATTTTAAAGCCTTGGTGCTTGAGTTTATGCCCAATGGTAGTCTTGAGAAGTGGTTGTATTCTCACAACTATTTCCTTGGTATCCTAGAGAGGTTGAATATAATGATAGATGTGGGTTTGGCTCTTGAATATCTTCATCACGGTCATTCAACACCCATGGTTCACTGTGATTTGAAGCCCAACAACATTCTATTAGATGAAAACATGACGGCACATGTGAGTGACTTTGGCATTTCCAAACTTTTAGGCGAAGGAGATGATTCTGTGATACAAACCATGACAATAGCTACAATTGGTTATATGGCTCCAG agTATGGATCAGAGGGAATTATTTCACCTAAAAGTGATGTCTATAGTTATGGCATTTTATTGATGGAAACTTTCACGAGAAAGAAGCctacaaatgaaatatttattggAGAAATGAGTTTAAAGCATTGGGTAAAGGAGTCATTACCTGATGGATTGACTGAAGTTGTTGATGCAAATTTGGTGCGAGAAGAGCAAGCTTTTTCTGTcaaaattgattgtttattaAGCATCATGCATTTGGCTTTGGATTGTTGCATGGAGTCACCAGAACAGAGGGTATCTATGAAAGATGCCGCTGCAAAGCTCAAGAAGATTAAAGAGAAGTTTCTGGATGATGTTGCAACAACAAGTTAA
- the LOC102613661 gene encoding uclacyanin 1 has translation MFNRFFLAAIAIAALVQSSTAQTRHVVGDALGWIVPPNGPATYSNWAANQTFTVGDTLVFNFAAGNHDVTRVTQSSFNACNTTSPLSRTTNSPASVTLTASGPHYFICSFPGHCLGGQKLAINVSARGSSPAPQPSSPAPQPSGSTPSPVPAPARTPTPAPAPAPEPATTPTPAPASAPTPTPRSAPTPAPTRQPATHVVGGALGWTVPPNASVGYQNWARNNNFSVGDILVFNYPARVHDVVEVTKAAYDSCNSSSTISKSTNPPTRITLRTAGEHYFFCTVPGHCSAGQKLAVNVTGGSSTAPSASPPSPTATPPSTTTNPPPQSPGGGTAPPPPNSSAKSLGAASLFTSFLVIVAGLLY, from the exons atgttTAACAGATTTTTTCTTGCAGCGATTGCAATAGCAGCTCTAGTACAGAGCTCGACGGCACAGACAAGGCATGTGGTGGGTGATGCACTAGGCTGGATTGTTCCTCCTAATGGTCCTGCTACTTACTCTAACTGGGCTGCAAACCAGACCTTCACCGTCGGTGACACTCTTG tGTTTAACTTTGCCGCTGGAAACCATGATGTTACTCGAGTAACACAATCATCATTCAATGCATGCAACACCACTAGTCCCCTATCCAGAACCACAAATAGCCCTGCGAGTGTTACTCTTACAGCTTCTGGGCCACACTACTTCATTTGCTCATTTCCAGGCCACTGCCTCGGCGGTCAGAAATTAGCCATCAACGTTAGCGCCAGGGGATCTTCTCCTGCTCCCCAACCTTCTTCTCCGGCCCCTCAGCCCAGCGGTAGTACTCCCTCTCCGGTTCCTGCACCAGCACGGACACCGACACCGGCACCAGCACCAGCACCAGAACCAGCAACAACACCTACGCCAGCACCAGCATCAGCACCAACACCAACACCGAGATCAGCACCAACACCAGCTCCCACAAGACAGCCAGCGACTCATGTTGTTGGAGGTGCTCTAGGATGGACTGTCCCTCCCAACGCTTCTGTGGGTTACCAGAATTGGGCTCGCAACAACAACTTTTCGGTCGGAGACATTCTAG TTTTCAACTATCCGGCTCGTGTACATGATGTTGTCGAGGTGACCAAGGCAGCGTACGATTCGTGCAATTCTAGCTCCACTATTTCTAAGTCTACAAACCCACCAACAAGAATCACTCTCAGAACCGCTGGGGAACACTACTTCTTTTGCACTGTCCCCGGCCACTGCTCTGCGGGCCAAAAGCTCGCCGTTAACGTCACCGGAGGCAGCAGCACTGCGCCCAGTGCCTCGCCGCCATCACCCACAGCCACTCCTCCTTCTACTACAACCAATCCTCCACCACAATCTCCGGGAGGCGGTACCGCACCTCCTCCGCCTAATAGTTCCGCTAAGTCTCTAGGCGCTGCTAGCTTATTTACGAGTTTCCTTGTTATTGTTGCGGGTTTATTGTATTAG